A single genomic interval of Desertifilum tharense IPPAS B-1220 harbors:
- a CDS encoding PAS domain S-box protein — MPEIDHPQPDLALSLQALQILDSSDDCIKVLDLEGRILFMNRGGQALLGIKEITPFLNTSWIEFCQAGDRQAALEAIARARAGEVFTFQGCCPTLNGEPRWWDNKISPLRGVDGQVERLLCISRNITERRQIEDRRQQAEQKSQESEERYRAIVNQAVTGVACVELDGKFTLVNQKYCDLTGYSADELYQFRMQDITHPEDLSGNVELFHRMRTEGTPFEIEKRYIRKDGSIVWVNNSVYAIRDRDGKPQSAVAIVLDITQRKQTEFSAEFLAAVTQYLAEANCVEEIIQTIGERLNQYLQTSICAFIEINESQEVAEIRHSWHQKEAPSLVGVYHLTEFVTDEFFQTAKAGRSIIVRDVTTDPQIADPERLARLKIGSFINVPLIRDNEWKFSLGIYHQTPYHWRNDQISLMYELANRVWTKLEQIRVEVALRQNQEMFSALVEEAPLGVYMIDAEFRLRQANQTAIAVFNLQPLIGRDLAEALRTIWREPFATEAINCFRHTLATGESYYSPTIVERRADIEEIQSYDWQLHRITLPDGSYGVVCYFYDLSELKRAEAMMRQNGDRDAFLVALNDALRPLNDPLEILATANRVLGEQLGANRVTYFEVRGTDYFLEQNYVNGAESLRGGYPIESFGPELLAAYRRGHTATATDVTSDPNLSAAHRATYADVQIAAYIGVPLVKQGEFVAGLAVHSSTPRYWTADEIALTEEVAERTWAAVERARAEAALRESEAKYRKLFESLDEGYFLADVIFDADDQPIDIYYLEANPAATRMVGQDLTGRRLREIDPNYEAYWYEIFGRVAQTGVGERLEQYAEPNQKWYDFYVFKVGEQNSRRVSGVFKEITERKRREAHAAFLAEIEKDFSRLSTANEIMQTVGAKIGAYLKITTCNFTDVDEARDRVTVHHGWSSPEVPSTVGTFRLSKYLNKEFERASRAGETVVIGNTQDDPRTDAASYAALRMYSFVTVPFHRQGRWTHYIAICHSQPRDWRDDEIQLIEEISNRIFPRLQRARTEAALRQSEERFRTVTATVPQLIWTATPDGYVDYLSDQWADYVGLAPEQLQGWSWQQVTHPEDLPNTVRDWQHCLQSGDPLEIQHRFRHRTGEWRWQLVRGVPIKDATGNIRQWVGTCTDIQGEVDIKEALRKSEAKYRSLFDSIDEGFCIIEVLFDAAGKAFDYRFLEANAALEKHTGLVDVIGKTMREFAPQMETYWFEIYGRIALTGVPERFENTAQELGRFYDVYAFRMGEPQERKVAVLFNDISERKRAEQDLRESEEWARIAIQVARLGGWRLHLDTSLVEMDERMREIWGEPKDVVMVPLGQVLARIHPDDRERVAAAVNAAIAPQSTGTYEIEYRIIWDDGAERWVLAKGQAQFAGEGESRRTVDFFGTLLDITDRKQSEVERERLLKREQAAREEAERANRIKDEFLAVLSHELRSPLNPILGWSKLLRGGKLDETKTAQALATIERNAKLQSELIEDLLDVSRILRGKLSLNIAPVNLALKIQGAMETVRLAAEAKHIHIEASLTEDVGLVWGDSVRLQQAIWNVLSNAVKFTPPRGRVDIQLQRVDSCAQIVVSDTGQGIKPEFLPYVFDYFRQADGTTTRKFGGLGLGLAIVRHLVELHGGTVIAHSLGEGQGATFTIRLPLLHAPSPVNPDEHLPQQSLDLSGIKILVVDDQPDTRELVAFVLEQHGAQAIAAASAREALLVLSQTQPDVLLSDIGMPEMDGYLLIQQVRALPADRGGQIPAIALTAYAGDTNQQQVIAAGFQKHISKPIEPEKLVQAIVDLMGST; from the coding sequence ATGCCGGAAATTGACCATCCTCAGCCCGATTTAGCTCTGAGTCTCCAGGCGCTGCAAATCCTCGATAGTAGCGATGACTGTATCAAGGTGTTGGATTTGGAGGGGCGAATTCTATTCATGAACCGAGGGGGGCAAGCACTTCTAGGCATCAAGGAGATAACGCCCTTCCTCAACACTTCCTGGATCGAATTTTGCCAAGCAGGGGATCGACAGGCGGCTCTGGAGGCGATCGCCCGCGCTAGAGCAGGTGAAGTTTTTACCTTTCAAGGCTGTTGTCCGACGTTGAACGGCGAACCCAGATGGTGGGATAATAAAATCAGCCCCCTGCGAGGAGTCGATGGACAGGTTGAACGGCTGCTGTGCATCTCGCGCAACATCACCGAACGCAGGCAGATTGAAGATCGACGCCAACAAGCAGAACAGAAATCGCAGGAGTCGGAAGAACGGTATCGAGCCATTGTCAATCAAGCCGTGACAGGCGTAGCCTGTGTCGAACTTGATGGCAAATTTACGCTCGTCAATCAGAAATACTGCGATCTTACTGGATACTCAGCCGATGAGCTGTATCAGTTCCGAATGCAGGACATTACCCATCCTGAAGATTTGTCCGGTAATGTTGAACTGTTTCATCGGATGCGGACAGAAGGCACGCCGTTTGAAATTGAGAAACGCTATATCCGCAAGGATGGCTCGATTGTCTGGGTCAATAATAGTGTCTATGCAATCCGCGATCGCGATGGCAAACCGCAGTCAGCAGTTGCGATCGTGTTAGATATTACCCAGCGCAAGCAGACAGAGTTCAGTGCTGAATTTCTCGCGGCGGTTACTCAATATCTGGCTGAGGCAAACTGTGTAGAAGAGATTATCCAAACAATCGGCGAACGCTTAAACCAATATCTGCAAACATCCATTTGTGCCTTCATCGAAATTAACGAGAGCCAAGAGGTTGCAGAAATTCGTCACAGTTGGCACCAAAAGGAGGCACCCAGTTTAGTCGGGGTTTATCATCTGACAGAATTTGTCACAGACGAATTTTTCCAAACGGCTAAAGCGGGACGATCCATCATTGTTCGAGATGTCACCACCGATCCACAGATTGCCGATCCAGAGAGATTGGCTCGTCTCAAAATTGGTTCGTTTATTAACGTTCCACTCATTAGGGACAATGAGTGGAAGTTTAGCCTGGGGATTTATCATCAAACGCCTTACCACTGGCGCAACGATCAAATTAGTTTGATGTACGAATTGGCAAACCGAGTTTGGACTAAGCTAGAACAAATTCGCGTTGAGGTTGCCCTACGCCAGAATCAGGAAATGTTTTCAGCTCTGGTAGAAGAGGCTCCTCTTGGGGTATATATGATTGATGCCGAGTTTCGCCTCCGGCAAGCGAACCAAACGGCGATCGCAGTCTTTAACCTTCAGCCCTTGATTGGGCGCGATTTAGCCGAAGCTCTCAGAACCATCTGGCGAGAACCCTTTGCAACGGAAGCCATCAATTGTTTCCGCCACACGCTTGCCACGGGCGAGTCTTACTACTCGCCGACGATTGTTGAACGCCGCGCAGATATTGAAGAAATTCAGTCTTACGATTGGCAACTCCACCGCATCACCTTACCGGATGGCAGCTACGGCGTGGTCTGTTACTTTTACGACCTCTCGGAACTCAAACGAGCCGAAGCCATGATGCGTCAAAATGGCGATCGCGATGCCTTCCTCGTCGCCCTCAATGATGCGCTGCGTCCGTTGAATGACCCGCTCGAAATTCTGGCAACGGCCAATCGGGTGCTAGGCGAACAGTTGGGAGCCAATCGGGTGACATACTTTGAGGTAAGAGGCACAGATTATTTCCTGGAACAGAATTATGTCAACGGCGCGGAGTCTCTGCGGGGAGGCTACCCAATCGAATCCTTTGGCCCGGAATTGCTGGCCGCTTACCGCAGAGGTCATACCGCTACCGCAACGGATGTGACGAGCGACCCGAATTTATCTGCGGCTCATCGAGCAACTTATGCCGATGTTCAGATTGCAGCTTATATTGGCGTCCCCCTGGTGAAACAGGGGGAGTTTGTGGCAGGATTGGCGGTTCACTCTTCCACCCCTCGATATTGGACAGCCGATGAAATTGCCTTGACAGAAGAAGTGGCCGAACGCACCTGGGCCGCTGTTGAACGCGCCCGCGCCGAAGCCGCCTTGCGGGAATCAGAAGCAAAATATCGCAAATTGTTCGAGTCTTTGGACGAAGGATACTTTCTAGCGGATGTCATTTTCGATGCAGATGACCAACCCATTGACATCTATTACCTGGAGGCAAACCCCGCAGCAACCCGCATGGTTGGGCAAGATTTGACCGGACGGCGGTTAAGGGAAATTGACCCCAACTATGAAGCCTACTGGTATGAAATCTTTGGTCGCGTTGCTCAAACAGGCGTCGGCGAACGGTTGGAACAATACGCCGAGCCGAACCAGAAATGGTATGACTTTTACGTGTTTAAAGTGGGCGAGCAAAATAGCCGTCGCGTTTCCGGGGTTTTTAAGGAGATCACCGAACGCAAACGGCGCGAGGCCCATGCGGCTTTTCTCGCTGAGATTGAGAAAGACTTCTCGCGTCTTTCGACCGCCAATGAAATCATGCAAACGGTTGGGGCAAAGATTGGGGCCTATTTAAAGATTACGACCTGCAACTTCACCGATGTCGATGAAGCCCGCGATCGCGTCACAGTCCATCACGGCTGGAGCAGTCCAGAGGTACCCAGTACAGTAGGAACGTTTCGCCTATCGAAATACTTAAACAAAGAGTTCGAGCGGGCAAGTCGGGCTGGAGAAACCGTTGTCATTGGCAACACGCAAGATGACCCGCGCACCGATGCTGCTAGCTATGCGGCACTTCGTATGTATTCGTTTGTCACGGTTCCGTTTCACCGCCAGGGGAGGTGGACGCATTACATCGCCATCTGTCACTCGCAACCCCGTGACTGGCGAGATGATGAAATTCAACTGATTGAGGAAATCTCAAACCGCATCTTTCCGCGTCTGCAACGTGCCCGCACCGAAGCCGCCCTGCGCCAGAGTGAGGAGCGATTTCGCACGGTTACAGCGACCGTCCCCCAACTCATTTGGACGGCAACGCCTGACGGTTATGTGGACTACCTGAGCGACCAATGGGCAGACTACGTGGGGCTTGCACCAGAACAACTTCAGGGTTGGAGTTGGCAACAGGTTACACACCCGGAGGATTTGCCCAATACGGTACGGGACTGGCAGCATTGTCTTCAATCGGGCGATCCGCTAGAAATTCAACATCGATTTCGCCATCGAACCGGGGAATGGCGCTGGCAGTTGGTACGGGGCGTTCCGATCAAAGATGCAACAGGAAACATTAGGCAATGGGTTGGAACTTGCACCGACATTCAGGGCGAGGTTGATATTAAAGAAGCCTTGCGGAAGTCAGAAGCAAAATATCGATCGCTATTCGATTCCATTGATGAAGGCTTTTGCATTATCGAAGTTTTGTTTGATGCAGCCGGAAAAGCATTTGACTACCGCTTTTTGGAAGCGAATGCAGCCCTTGAGAAACATACAGGGCTGGTGGATGTCATTGGCAAAACCATGCGCGAATTTGCACCCCAAATGGAGACGTATTGGTTTGAGATTTACGGCAGAATTGCGCTAACGGGGGTACCAGAGCGGTTTGAAAACACGGCCCAGGAACTGGGGCGGTTTTATGATGTTTACGCCTTCCGGATGGGCGAGCCACAGGAGCGCAAGGTGGCGGTTTTGTTCAATGACATCAGCGAGCGCAAGCGGGCAGAGCAGGACTTGCGCGAAAGCGAGGAGTGGGCGCGCATCGCCATTCAGGTTGCTAGATTAGGCGGGTGGCGGCTGCATCTAGATACCAGCTTGGTTGAAATGGATGAGCGGATGCGGGAAATTTGGGGAGAGCCAAAAGATGTGGTGATGGTTCCTTTAGGGCAGGTATTGGCGCGGATACACCCGGACGATCGCGAACGAGTTGCGGCGGCGGTGAATGCGGCGATCGCGCCTCAATCTACTGGAACTTACGAGATTGAATATCGCATTATCTGGGATGATGGCGCTGAACGATGGGTATTAGCCAAAGGACAAGCCCAATTTGCAGGGGAGGGAGAGTCCCGCCGAACGGTTGATTTCTTTGGGACGTTGCTGGATATTACCGATCGCAAACAGTCAGAAGTTGAACGGGAACGGTTGCTGAAGCGGGAACAAGCGGCACGGGAAGAAGCCGAACGCGCCAACCGCATCAAGGATGAGTTTTTGGCGGTGTTATCCCATGAATTGCGATCGCCGCTTAATCCTATCCTGGGTTGGTCGAAGCTGCTCCGGGGGGGTAAGTTAGATGAAACGAAGACAGCACAAGCGTTAGCTACAATCGAACGCAATGCTAAGTTGCAATCGGAACTGATTGAAGACTTGCTCGATGTCTCGCGAATTCTGCGCGGTAAACTGAGCCTTAATATTGCTCCGGTCAATCTTGCGCTCAAGATTCAAGGGGCAATGGAAACGGTACGATTGGCGGCAGAAGCCAAGCATATCCACATCGAAGCAAGCCTGACAGAGGATGTGGGTTTGGTTTGGGGGGATTCGGTTCGATTGCAGCAAGCGATCTGGAATGTTCTCTCTAATGCTGTGAAGTTCACGCCCCCAAGAGGGCGGGTTGATATCCAACTCCAACGGGTTGACTCCTGCGCTCAGATCGTGGTGAGCGATACGGGACAGGGTATTAAACCGGAGTTTCTACCCTATGTGTTTGATTATTTCCGTCAAGCTGATGGCACAACAACCCGGAAGTTTGGCGGACTGGGGTTAGGATTGGCGATCGTGCGTCATTTGGTGGAACTGCATGGAGGAACGGTTATCGCCCACAGCTTAGGAGAGGGTCAAGGGGCTACCTTCACGATTCGTCTCCCCCTCTTGCACGCGCCATCCCCGGTTAACCCGGATGAGCATTTGCCCCAGCAGTCCCTCGACTTAAGCGGGATCAAAATTTTGGTGGTGGACGATCAACCCGATACCCGCGAATTGGTGGCTTTTGTCTTAGAACAGCACGGCGCACAGGCGATCGCGGCGGCTTCTGCTCGTGAAGCCTTGCTGGTGTTGTCTCAAACCCAGCCAGATGTGCTACTGAGTGATATTGGGATGCCGGAGATGGATGGTTATTTGCTGATCCAGCAGGTGAGAGCGTTACCCGCCGATCGCGGGGGACAAATTCCGGCGATCGCCCTAACGGCCTATGCTGGAGATACCAATCAACAACAAGTGATTGCCGCAGGTTTCCAAAAGCACATCTCGAAACCGATTGAGCCAGAGAAGTTGGTGCAAGCGATCGTTGATTTAATGGGTTCGACTTAG
- a CDS encoding GNAT family N-acetyltransferase, whose protein sequence is MVEQIKPQISVTWIDRIADVPQAAWDALAMPLQTPFFEWDWLHNLESSGSATAKAGWQPCHLTVWRDRELIAAAPLYVKGHSYGEFVFDHQWADLAYRLGIEYYPKLVGMSPFTPAVGYRFLIAPGEDEEALTAMMVAAIDHFCDRHQISGCNFLYVDPQWQPLIERLGFSTWLHHNSVWQNQDFQTFDDYLAMFNANQRRNIKRERKALETAGLTMQTHIGEATPHTLFPQMYHFYSHHCDKFGWWGSKYLTKSFFEKLYHNYRHRVLLSAAYSEDNQHKPVGMSICITKGDRLYGRYWGSFQEIDCLHFNACYYTPIEWGIANGIQIFDPGAGGRHKKRRGFPALPHSSLHRFYNPRLMQILRSHIHEINRLEQQQMDAINAELPFKITHPA, encoded by the coding sequence ATGGTGGAACAGATTAAGCCTCAGATTTCGGTTACTTGGATCGATCGGATCGCCGATGTTCCTCAAGCAGCTTGGGATGCGCTGGCGATGCCTTTGCAGACTCCCTTTTTTGAATGGGATTGGTTGCATAATTTAGAAAGCTCTGGCAGTGCTACCGCTAAGGCGGGTTGGCAGCCTTGTCATTTAACGGTGTGGCGCGATCGCGAACTGATTGCCGCCGCGCCGTTGTATGTTAAGGGTCACAGCTATGGCGAGTTTGTGTTCGATCATCAATGGGCCGATCTGGCGTATCGTTTAGGGATTGAATATTACCCAAAGCTGGTAGGGATGAGTCCGTTTACTCCGGCGGTGGGGTATCGCTTTTTGATTGCGCCGGGGGAAGATGAGGAAGCGCTAACGGCGATGATGGTGGCAGCCATTGACCATTTTTGCGATCGCCATCAGATTTCTGGGTGTAACTTTCTCTATGTTGACCCCCAGTGGCAACCGTTAATCGAACGTTTAGGTTTTTCCACCTGGTTGCACCATAACAGCGTTTGGCAAAACCAAGATTTTCAGACGTTTGATGATTACCTGGCGATGTTTAATGCCAACCAGCGACGCAATATTAAGCGCGAACGCAAAGCCTTAGAAACGGCGGGGTTAACTATGCAAACCCACATCGGCGAAGCCACTCCCCATACGCTTTTCCCGCAGATGTATCACTTCTATAGCCATCATTGCGATAAGTTTGGCTGGTGGGGAAGCAAGTATTTAACCAAGTCCTTTTTTGAGAAGCTATATCACAACTATCGCCATCGGGTGTTACTCAGCGCGGCTTATAGCGAAGATAACCAGCATAAACCCGTGGGAATGTCAATCTGCATTACCAAGGGCGATCGCCTTTACGGTCGCTATTGGGGCAGTTTCCAAGAAATTGACTGCTTGCATTTTAACGCCTGCTATTACACTCCGATTGAATGGGGGATTGCTAATGGCATTCAAATCTTCGATCCGGGTGCAGGAGGACGCCATAAGAAACGGCGCGGTTTCCCCGCCTTGCCTCACTCTAGCTTGCACCGTTTCTACAATCCCCGCCTCATGCAGATTCTCCGCAGCCACATCCACGAAATTAATCGTCTAGAACAGCAACAGATGGATGCAATTAATGCTGAATTGCCGTTTAAAATAACTCACCCTGCTTAG
- a CDS encoding dihydrofolate reductase family protein: protein MTRPHTTVILAMSADGKIANTQRQAARFGSAQDRAHLEAEVAKVDGVLFGAGTLRAYGTTMRVMNPQLIQQREAGGKPPQPVQIVVSRQAKIDRNLRFFQQPVPRWLLTTSAGANRWQNSSHFESIRVDETATGEIDWPQALAQMPFERLAVLGGGELVASLFAEDLIDELRLTVCPLVLGGRDAPSPVSGVGLPAGKGLELISVEAIAQEVFLHYRVIGTLQD, encoded by the coding sequence TTGACTAGGCCTCATACTACCGTGATTTTAGCCATGAGTGCGGATGGCAAAATCGCCAATACCCAACGCCAAGCCGCTAGGTTTGGTTCGGCCCAAGACCGGGCGCATTTAGAGGCCGAAGTTGCTAAGGTGGATGGGGTATTATTTGGGGCGGGGACGTTACGCGCCTATGGAACGACGATGCGAGTCATGAACCCGCAACTGATCCAGCAACGCGAGGCTGGGGGGAAGCCACCGCAACCCGTGCAAATTGTGGTGTCTCGACAGGCAAAAATTGACCGGAATTTGCGCTTTTTTCAGCAACCCGTACCGCGATGGCTGCTAACCACTTCAGCAGGCGCGAACCGTTGGCAAAATTCTAGCCATTTTGAGTCTATCCGAGTTGATGAAACGGCAACGGGCGAGATTGATTGGCCCCAAGCGCTAGCACAAATGCCGTTTGAACGTCTGGCGGTGTTGGGAGGTGGCGAGTTAGTCGCCTCTTTATTCGCTGAAGATTTAATTGATGAATTGCGCTTAACGGTTTGTCCTCTGGTTTTGGGGGGAAGGGATGCGCCGTCTCCAGTTTCTGGCGTGGGTTTACCTGCTGGTAAGGGTTTGGAGTTAATCTCGGTGGAGGCGATCGCCCAAGAGGTCTTTCTCCATTATCGCGTTATCGGCACTCTGCAAGATTAA
- the folB gene encoding dihydroneopterin aldolase: MDCIHITGIRSYGYTGLLPEEQVLGQWFEVELTLWLDLSVAGDSDRLEDTLDYCGIITGVQQQMSTEKYALIERLASAIASNILQRNAQPQSHPPITQVKVRLTKLTPPIPNFGGTVSIELTRRYEESSVD, encoded by the coding sequence ATGGATTGCATACATATTACTGGAATTCGCAGCTACGGTTATACAGGATTGCTTCCTGAAGAACAGGTTTTAGGACAGTGGTTTGAAGTGGAGTTAACCCTGTGGCTAGACTTATCGGTAGCCGGAGACAGCGATCGCCTGGAGGATACCTTAGATTATTGTGGAATCATTACCGGCGTGCAACAGCAGATGAGTACGGAGAAATATGCGCTAATTGAACGACTTGCTAGCGCGATCGCATCCAATATTCTTCAGCGTAACGCACAACCCCAAAGTCATCCCCCGATTACTCAAGTCAAAGTTCGCTTAACTAAACTGACTCCTCCGATACCCAACTTTGGGGGAACCGTTAGCATTGAACTGACGCGGCGTTATGAGGAATCATCAGTTGACTAG
- a CDS encoding bestrophin family protein produces the protein MFGEADFSTSENSPAYPIWKMEWFKLAIRLRGSVAPIIFPRVLFFAFLGLAISGLYNWGYPVSLPFLSNVITNVVFNLVLGLLLVFRTNTAYDRYWEGRKLWGQIVVTTRNLSRQIWVNVRESDKDLDRSDKTATLNLLNAFALTTKLTLRKEEPNAEIEALVTPKQYQELKEAKTPALKLITWISYYLQSQYEKERLSSYQFTALNQLLDNLVEGFTGCDRISKTPIPVSYAIYLKRVTLIYCLALPFQSVATVGWWTGLIVGVISFVLLGIEQIGNEIEDPFGLDPNDLPLDTICKTLQDNLEDLQKTSPL, from the coding sequence ATGTTTGGAGAAGCTGACTTCTCAACTTCAGAGAACTCCCCAGCCTACCCAATTTGGAAAATGGAATGGTTTAAACTCGCAATTCGGTTGCGCGGTTCGGTTGCGCCGATTATTTTTCCTCGCGTTCTCTTTTTTGCCTTTTTAGGACTTGCCATTTCAGGTTTATACAACTGGGGATATCCGGTTTCATTACCCTTTTTAAGCAATGTTATTACCAACGTTGTCTTTAATTTAGTATTGGGTTTGCTATTAGTCTTTCGCACCAATACCGCCTACGATCGCTATTGGGAAGGGCGCAAGCTTTGGGGACAGATTGTGGTGACGACTCGCAATCTTTCTAGGCAAATCTGGGTAAATGTTCGCGAATCAGACAAAGATTTAGATCGCTCAGATAAAACCGCAACCTTAAACCTATTAAATGCCTTTGCTTTAACCACCAAATTAACCTTACGCAAAGAAGAACCCAACGCAGAAATAGAAGCCTTAGTCACTCCCAAACAATATCAGGAATTAAAAGAGGCTAAAACCCCTGCCTTAAAGCTGATTACTTGGATTAGCTATTACCTGCAAAGCCAGTATGAAAAAGAGCGATTAAGTAGCTATCAATTTACCGCCCTCAATCAGTTACTCGATAATTTAGTAGAAGGGTTTACGGGGTGCGATCGCATTAGCAAAACTCCCATTCCCGTATCCTATGCGATCTACCTAAAACGCGTTACCTTAATCTATTGTTTAGCGTTACCCTTCCAAAGCGTGGCTACAGTAGGATGGTGGACGGGTTTAATCGTCGGGGTGATTAGTTTTGTACTATTAGGCATTGAACAGATCGGCAACGAAATTGAAGATCCCTTCGGCTTAGATCCCAACGATCTCCCCCTAGATACCATTTGTAAAACCCTTCAAGATAACTTAGAAGATTTGCAGAAAACCTCGCCGCTTTAG
- a CDS encoding glutamate-5-semialdehyde dehydrogenase — protein MSLSSVVTPALEEIGQRTKQAARQLGGLSTQARNQALEAIAIALETQAAEIVAANQADCQAAEAEGIAKALYNRLKMDEVKLKGAIAGVRDVQRLDDPIGQMQVHRELDNGLILKRVTCPLGVLGIIFEARPEAAIQITSLAIKSGNGVILKGGKEALRSVQAIVKAIHQGLSQTAVNPDVVQLLETREETLELLKLDRYVDLIIPRGSNSFVRFVQDNTRIPVLGHADGICHLYIDQAAEVEKAIAIAIDAKTDYPAACNAIETLLVHRAIAPTILPPLAAALQAKNVELRGDESACNILKIAEATESDWSTEYSDLILAVKVVNSIAEAIDHINTYGSKHTDGIVTEDPEAAQTFFSQVDAAGVYHNCSTRFADGFRYGFGAEVGISTQQMPPRGPVGLEGLVTYKYQLVGAGHVASTYSGKDAKPFTHKDL, from the coding sequence ATGAGCTTAAGTTCGGTAGTTACGCCTGCTTTGGAAGAGATTGGTCAACGGACGAAACAAGCGGCGCGTCAGTTGGGGGGACTTTCTACCCAGGCACGCAATCAAGCACTAGAGGCGATCGCGATCGCTCTAGAAACTCAGGCTGCTGAGATTGTGGCGGCAAATCAGGCCGATTGTCAAGCCGCAGAAGCCGAGGGGATTGCAAAAGCGCTCTACAATCGGCTAAAAATGGATGAGGTGAAGCTCAAGGGTGCGATCGCAGGCGTGCGGGATGTACAACGCCTTGACGATCCCATTGGTCAAATGCAAGTTCACCGGGAATTGGATAATGGGTTAATTCTCAAGCGCGTGACTTGTCCTTTAGGTGTATTAGGGATTATTTTTGAAGCGCGTCCCGAAGCGGCGATTCAAATTACCTCCTTAGCGATTAAATCGGGGAATGGGGTGATTCTCAAAGGGGGAAAAGAAGCCTTACGTTCGGTTCAAGCCATTGTTAAAGCGATTCATCAAGGCTTATCGCAAACCGCAGTCAACCCCGATGTAGTCCAGTTATTGGAAACCCGCGAAGAGACGTTGGAGTTGCTCAAACTCGACCGCTATGTCGATTTAATTATCCCTAGGGGTTCTAATTCTTTTGTCCGCTTTGTGCAGGATAATACGCGCATCCCGGTTTTAGGTCATGCGGATGGTATTTGTCATTTGTACATTGACCAAGCGGCAGAAGTTGAAAAGGCGATCGCGATCGCAATAGACGCCAAAACCGATTATCCAGCGGCGTGTAATGCGATTGAAACGCTCTTAGTCCATCGCGCGATCGCACCCACGATTCTCCCTCCCCTAGCGGCTGCATTGCAAGCTAAAAATGTGGAATTGCGGGGCGATGAATCTGCCTGTAACATTCTCAAGATTGCCGAAGCGACTGAAAGCGACTGGTCAACCGAATATAGCGATTTAATTCTGGCCGTTAAAGTCGTCAATTCAATTGCTGAAGCCATCGATCATATTAACACCTATGGATCGAAACATACCGATGGCATTGTCACCGAAGATCCAGAAGCCGCTCAGACTTTCTTCTCCCAAGTCGATGCGGCGGGTGTCTATCATAATTGTTCGACGCGCTTTGCGGATGGATTCCGCTATGGGTTCGGCGCAGAAGTGGGAATTAGTACCCAACAAATGCCCCCTCGCGGCCCTGTGGGTTTGGAAGGTTTAGTCACCTATAAATATCAGCTTGTGGGGGCAGGTCATGTGGCGTCTACCTATTCAGGTAAAGATGCCAAGCCCTTTACGCACAAGGATTTGTAA